A single Deltaproteobacteria bacterium DNA region contains:
- a CDS encoding tetratricopeptide repeat protein, with amino-acid sequence MGFKRIIDDYRTEIIRFLMIYGVCFGAFLVIAIVVFLQSGTIAVPIPLLIIAPVVMAIIAMFALNKFSNAFGRVFYGGRHKPLSVAEPAKCELDKIRFSKMKGRFEEALQIINELLKKAPDHPEALFLKAQIYHEAYGYHDSARKCLQKIIDTVPVDKEAHQWAANYLGQILFSENAKKSQAKREVFH; translated from the coding sequence ATGGGTTTCAAAAGAATAATAGATGACTATAGAACAGAGATAATTCGCTTCCTGATGATTTATGGGGTTTGTTTCGGTGCTTTTCTGGTCATCGCTATAGTTGTTTTTCTACAATCCGGTACTATCGCTGTCCCCATCCCTTTGCTGATCATCGCTCCTGTTGTAATGGCTATTATCGCTATGTTTGCACTCAACAAGTTCAGTAATGCATTTGGGAGGGTGTTCTATGGGGGGCGTCACAAACCTTTGAGCGTCGCTGAACCGGCGAAATGCGAATTGGACAAGATCAGATTCAGCAAGATGAAGGGACGCTTTGAGGAAGCCCTGCAGATTATAAACGAGCTTCTCAAAAAAGCCCCTGATCATCCGGAGGCCTTATTTCTAAAGGCGCAGATCTATCACGAAGCATATGGGTACCATGACTCGGCCCGGAAATGCCTGCAGAAGATTATAGACACGGTTCCCGTTGACAAAGAAGCACACCAGTGGGCTGCCAATTACCTTGGGCAAATATTATTCTCCGAAAATGCAAAGAAGAGCCAAGCCAAAAGAGAGGTGTTCCATTGA